A part of Aegilops tauschii subsp. strangulata cultivar AL8/78 chromosome 2, Aet v6.0, whole genome shotgun sequence genomic DNA contains:
- the LOC141041294 gene encoding uncharacterized protein has translation MARSLLKSKNLPGTFWGEAVSTAVYLVNRAPTKAVIGKTPYEALRTEAECVSSTDVRVRGTCEDGGAASLKACRSQHLDGVHRIREEFRHQGEDVQVVGRTPNQGVHNGSDHHGADTNDDAHGSQGDSDNDAQHTGRDLSNDIDNEAHSDDDKQDDGHGHDDYADDEDANDPASTMPETQRSSSSASTPTQFVSPPSQATMDSSGPRRYKTLKKVYKYAKPVTLEGEQKFKLDARQKAIGLKWVYKLKKDTKGAIVKYKARLIAKGYVQRQGVDYEEVFAPVARIETVRVLLALAAQEDWKVHHMDVKSAFLNGDLKEEVYVEQPHGYEKKGEEEKVYKLKKALYGLKQAPRAWNSKLDRSLISLGFKGCSLKDPEDSLSRTEEEVKIEDTTKDCCHQAMDEQTAVKLVPKMLEGTAKAMPTIKSTSSSRRIWDPGRRSKDIVIRG, from the exons ATGGCGAGAAGTTTACTCAAGAGCAAGAACTTGCCTGGGACTTTTTGGGGAGAAGCTGTCTCGACGGCGGTCTATCTTGTCAACCGGGCTCCAACGAAGGCAGTGATCGGCAAGACTCCGTATGAAGCTTTACGGACGGAAGCCGAATGTGTCTCATCTACGGATGTTCGGGTGCGTGGCACTTGTGAAGACGGCGGAGCTGCATCTCTCAAAGCTTGTCGATCGCAGCACTTAGATGGTGTTCATCGGATACGAGAGGAGTTCCGGCACCAAG GGGAGGACGTCCAGGTGGTTGGCAGGACGCCCAACCAAGGTGTCCACAATGGTAGTGATCATCATGGTGCCGACACCAACGACGACGCGCATGGGTCGCAAGGTGATAGCGACAACGACGCGCAACACACGGGTAGAGATCTCAGCAACGACATCGACAACGAGGCGCATAGTGATGATGACAAACAAGATGATGGTCACGGTCACGACGACTACGCTGATGACGAGGATGCCAACGATCCGGCATCTACCATGCCCGAGACTCAACGGTCTTCCTCAAGTGCATCGACGCCGACACAATTTGTGTCGCCTCCCTCGCAAGCCACAATGGATTCTTCTGGGCCTCGTCGCTACAAGACCCTTAAGAAAGTCTACAAGTATGCAAAGCCAGTTACGCTCGA AGGCGAGCAAAAGTTCAAGTTGGATGCACGCCAAAAGGCCATAGGTTTGAAGTGGGTTTACAAGTTGAAGAAGGACACGAAGGGTGCCATTGTGAAGTACAAGGCAAGACTCATTGCAAAGGGCTACGTACAAcgtcaaggagttgactatgaggAGGTGTTTGCACCGGTTGCTCGAATCGAGACAGTGAGAGTGCTCCTAGCTTTGGCAGCACAAGAGGATTGGAAGGTTCATCATATGGATGTGAAATCCGCTTTCCTCAACGGCGACCTCAAAGAAGAAGTGTACGTGGAACAACCCCACGGCTACGAGAAGAAAGGCGAAGAAGAGAAAGTTTACAAGCTCAAGAAGGCGCTTTACGGGCTGAAGCAAGCGCCAAGAGCTTGGAACTCAAAGTTAGACCGAAGTTTGATCTCGCTCGGATTCAAAGGATGTTCCCTCAAGGATCCGGAAGACAGTCTATCACGCACCGAAGAAGAGGTGAAGATTGAAGACACGACCAAGGACTGTTGCCATCAAGCTATGGATGAGCAGACGGCAGTAAAATTGGTCCCTAAAATGCTGGAAGGAACGGCGAAAGCAATGCCGACGATAAAATCTACGAGTAGCAGCAGGCGTATTTGGGACCCAGGTCGAAGAAGTAAGGACATCGTGATTAGGGGGTGA